Proteins encoded in a region of the Panicum hallii strain FIL2 chromosome 3, PHallii_v3.1, whole genome shotgun sequence genome:
- the LOC112886132 gene encoding ketol-acid reductoisomerase, chloroplastic, whose product MAAQTSAASTLAFGHPKTLAAAGPKTPPAAASVSFPATQPACLLSASAARRRDVAAMVSAPPAVGTAMPSLDFETSVFKKEKVSLAGHEEYIVRGGRNLFPLLPEAFKGVKQIGVIGWGSQGPAQAQNLRDSLAEAKSDIVVKIGLRKGSKSFEEARAAGFTEESGTLGDIWETVSGSDLVLLLISDAAQADNYEKIFSHMKPNSILGLSHGFLLGHLQSLGLDFPKNISVIAVCPKGMGPSVRRLYVQGKEVNGAGINSSFAVHQDVDGRATDVALAWSVALGSPFTFATTLEQEYKSDIFGERGILLGAVHGIVEALFRRYTEQGMDEESAYKNTVEGITGIISKTISKKGMLEVYNSLSEEGKEEFNKAYSASFYPCMDILYECYEDVASGSEIRSVVLAGRRFYEKEGLPAFPMGNIDQTRMWKVGEKVRSTRPEGDLGPLHPFTAGVYIALMMAQIEILRKKGHSYSEIINESVIESVDSLNPFMHARGVAFMVDNCSTTARLGSRKWAPRFDYILTQQAFVTVDKDAPINQDLISNFMSDPVHGAIEVCAELRPTVDISVPANADFVRPELRQSS is encoded by the exons ATGGCAGCGCAAACTTCGGCGGCCTCCACCCTCGCCTTCGGGcaccccaaaaccctagccgccgcggGGCCCAAAAccccgccggccgcggcctccgTCTCCTTCCCGGCCACCCAGCCGGCGTGCCTCCTCTCCGcgtccgccgcccgccgccgggaTGTCGCCGCCATGGTCtcggcgccgccggccgtcggCACGGCCATGCCGTCGCTCGACTTCGAGACCTCCGTCTTCAAGAAGGAGAAGGTCTCCCTCGCCGGCCACGAGGAG TATATTGTCAGGGGCGGGAGGAACCTGTTCCCGCTGCTCCCGGAGGCGTTCAAGGGGGTCAAGCAGATCGGAGTGATTGGATGGGGCTCGCAG GGTCCTGCACAAGCTCAGAACCTGAGAGATTCACTGGCCGAAGCAAAGTCAGACATTGTTGTGAAG ATTGGTCTCCGGAAAGGTTCCAAATCTTTTGAGGAAGCACGTGCCGCTGGATTCACTGAAGAGAGTGGAACCTTGGGCGATATTTGGGAGACTGTTTCAGGCAGCGATCTTGTGTTGCTGTTGATATCAGATGCTGCACAG GCAGACAACTATGAGAAGATCTTCTCTCACATGAAACCGAATAGCATTCTTGGTTTATCTCATGGATTTCTTCTGGGACATTTGCAATCGCTTGGGCTTGATTTCCCAAAGAATATCAGTGTGATTGCTGTATGCCCCAAGGGAATGGGTCCATCCGTCCGTAGGCTTTATGTTCAGGGCAAGGAAGTAAATGGAGCTGGCATCAACTCTAGCTTTGCCGTGCACCAG GACGTTGATGGAAGGGCAACTGATGTTGCTCTAGCATGGTCAGTTGCACTTGGCTCTCCCTTCACATTTGCTACCACTTTAGAACAGGAGTACAAGAGTGACATCTTCGGAGAGCGAG GCATTTTGCTGGGTGCTGTCCATGGCATCGTGGAGGCTCTGTTTAGGAGGTACACAGAACAAGGAATGGATGAAGAGTCAGCCTACAAAAACACTGTTGAGGGCATTACTGGGATTATCTCGAAAACAATATCAAAGAAG GGGATGCTTGAAGTCTACAACTCTTTGAGCGAGGAAGGAAAGGAGGAGTTCAACAAGGCTTACAGTGCCTCATTTTATCCTTGCATGGATATACTCTACGAATGCTATGAAGATGTGGCCTCCGGAAGTGAAATCCGCAGCGTGGTTTTGGCTGGGCGGAGATTTTAT GAGAAAGAGGGACTCCCGGCTTTTCCAATGGGCAACATTGATCAAACTCGCATGTGGAAGGTTGGTGAAAAGGTGCGCTCCACCCGTCCAGAGGGTGATCTTGGCCCGCTGCATCCCTTCACTGCTGGAGTGTACATTGCTCTGATGATGGCTCAG ATTGAGAtcctgaggaagaaggggcactCCTACTCAGAGATCATCAACGAGAGCGTGATCGAGTCAGTGGACTCGCTGAACCCCTTCATGCACGCCCGCGGGGTGGCCTTCATGGTGGACAACTGCTCCACGACGGCTCGCCTGGGATCAAGGAAGTGGGCGCCGCGCTTTGACTACATCCTGACCCAGCAGGCCTTCGTGACGGTGGACAAGGACGCCCCAATCAACCAGGACCTCATCAGCAACTTCATGTCCGACCCCGTCCATGGTGCCATCGAGGTCTGCGCCGAGCTGAGGCCCACAGTCGACATCTCAGTGCCTGCCAACGCGGACTTTGTGCGCCCGGAGCTCCGGCAGTCTTCCTAG
- the LOC112887810 gene encoding uncharacterized protein LOC112887810, which yields MAEREGAVVKKGHEEGLKMAVALLEEFGLPLGLLPLEDVIEVGFVRDTGYMWISQRKKVEHQFKKISKQVSYDVEITAYVKPKGIKKLKGVKAKELMLWPPVNEMTVDDPPTGKIHFKSLAGVTKTFSVDAFAAGQ from the coding sequence ATGGCGGAGAGGGAGGGCGCGGTGGTGAAGAAGGGCCACGAGGAGGGCCTGAAGATGGCGGTGGCGCtgctggaggagttcggcctgcCGCTGGGGCTGCTGCCGCTGGAGGACGTGATCGAGGTCGGGTTCGTGCGCGACACGGGGTACATGTGGATCAGCCAGCGCAAGAAGGTGGAGCACCAGTTCAAGAAGATCAGCAAGCAGGTGAGCTACGACGTGGAGATCACCGCCTACGTCAAGCCCAAGGGCATCAAGAAGCTCAAGGGCGTCAAGGCCAAGGAGCTCATGCTCTGGCCGCCCGTCAACGAGATGACCGTCGACGACCCGCCCACCGGGAAGATCCACTTCAAGAGCCTTGCCGGCGTCACTAAGACCTTCTCCGTCGACGCCTTCGCCGCCGGCCAGTAG
- the LOC112887948 gene encoding VQ motif-containing protein 10 yields MSSREDEKAKPVTVKIIETVYVEADTADDFKSVVQRLTGKGAVAEPEQSSRPPASRDAQSRTGQGHGSRGDRKAAGGASGTRQNG; encoded by the coding sequence ATGTCGTCGAGGGAGGATGAGAAGGCCAAGCCCGTGACCGTGAAGATCATCGAGACGGTGTACGTGGAGGCCGACACCGCCGACGACTTCAAGTCCGTCGTCCAGAGGCTCACCGGCAAGGGCGCCGTCGCCGAgccggagcagagcagcaggCCTCCTGCATCGCGAGATGCTCAGAGCAGGACTGGCCAAGGCCACGGCTCTCGTGGCGATCGCaaggcggctggcggcgcctCCGGCACAAGGCAGAACGGGTGA
- the LOC112884047 gene encoding nuclear transcription factor Y subunit B-4-like — protein MSEAEGAPETGGGSYGGKEQDRYLPIANIGRIMRRAVPENGKIAKDAKESVQECVSEFISFITSEASDKCMKEKRKTINGDDLIWSMGTLGFEEYVEPLKHYLKLYRETEGDTKGSKSSDHTGKKEILLNGEPGSSFDGV, from the exons ATGTCGGAAGCGGAGGGCGCGCCGGagaccggcggcggcagctacGGAGGGAAGGAGCAGGATCGGTACCTGCCGATCGCCAACATTGGCCGCATCATGCGCCGTGCGGTGCCGGAAAACGGCAAGATCGCGAAGGACGCCAAGGAGTCCGTCCAGGAGTGCGTCTCCGAGTTCATCAGCTTCATCACCAGCGA AGCGAGTGACAAGTGCATGAAGGAGAAGCGCAAGACCATCAACGGCGACGACCTGATCTGGTCCATGGGTACGCTTGGCTTCGAGGAATACGTCGAGCCCCTCAAGCACTACCTCAAGCTCTACCGGGAG ACGGAG GGTGACACAAAGGGTTCAAAATCTTCTGATCATACAGGAAAGAAAGAGATTTTACTCAATGGTGAACCTGGATCATCG TTCGACGGCGTGTAG